From the Bradysia coprophila strain Holo2 chromosome X unlocalized genomic scaffold, BU_Bcop_v1 contig_12, whole genome shotgun sequence genome, the window TTGATCGGTGGTTTCCaggtggattttttttctcgtgtgATAAGGGGTCGACttcgtttaaattttaggAGATTGTAACGCTAGACCATTTTGACCTATTCCGGTTTATCATTCCAGCTGGTATATAAAGACAACAACTGAAACGGCCATAAAAGCAACGGAGGGACATCGAAGTATCGTATTTTTCGGGAAAAGGACAAAAAAGAGAGTAAAAGTAGGACATTGTTGGAAATTACCCTTAAAATACGTCCTAAGTGAGATGCTATTTCAGTTCGAATTTCTTTACATTTGACAGACTTACAACTTACATATATTTACAAGTTATCTGAtatcaattttcttcaatcTTTCTTCTGATGTGCTTAGTCAACTGATGTTGGTTaacaattcaacaaatgtAGATACATTGCACTTCATATCTACAGAAGAATCAAAGCTCAAGTCGATGTATGTTTGGACTTATTATATGAAATGTTGAAGAAACTTTTATATGTCCATATTATGTGAAAAATCTTACTTTgcaatttccataatttatgTTTCATCGAATTTAGTGAGACGTTGAGATTATTCGTGATATCacgaaatatttaataaagaTTCGTCGTCCACGACCTCTCCCGTCAATGAAAAATACAACTTTCACCTTAAAGCACGAATCGGACGAGCTTCGTTTGCGAAAAAATTCTCCGTTTTTATTTCGTATCCTTTACGCAGAAATATTGAACATTCGAAGTGTCGGATGAACCGAAGACACTGGGCGACTCGTACTTCATATCTGATCAGACCAGAGAGCCGCCGATTTTCAGCCGGCTGAAAGCGGCGGCTGACGGCTAAAATgcccgccgccgccgccggtgTTTTTGGTCGGCTGAATGTGGCTAGCCGCCGACAGCCGCCGCCAGTGCCTCAGGTCGGCTGACTCGGCGGCTGATATATTTTATTTGGCgattatttttcaactttttaacttttttttaaattttttcgtgACCTTAAATAATATAATCCTTTTTCAGATTGGCCGGAAATTCGTCAAAGTgtagaatagtgttttttTTGAACACTACTTGAAGCACTACCGAATGTGATCCACGCAACCTAACACATCGACAGAGGACTGAAAATTAGCAGGAAAGATAGCCAAtagaatttcacttttaatcTACTCCACTCAACAGTATTTTCAAAGAACTATCCTTCCTGCGAATTTTCAGTCCTATGTCGATATGTGCGTGGCTTGGAGAAGTTTCATGTCGCGACTCGCGAATCTACGCTTCGACGAACTTCGGCAACCTTAAATCGACTCCAAGAGGGTTACCatagaataaaaaaacttattttttcatCAAGGAGAACCACTTGAGAGGGTAACACCTGACAAATTCAGACTTTCGTGTTTGAGACCCacccaaacaaaaaaactttcacaCATGTGCTCTACATTTGTCTGGATTTCAAATACAAATCACAACAACTCCTAAATCATCATCTTTTCTCCGACTGTGAATAATCCATTAAAATTCTAACAGTTCCACTCAATAGGCATAAACCATTATGGTGCATAAAGTCCGTAAGTATGGCGGTTTCATGgacttttgacataaaatatacaggagaaatgtcaaaagttcactaaACTGCCACACTTGCGAAGTTTTCGAACCATAATGGTTTATCCCTAATATGCCAAAAAATCCATCTTATGTCGAAAATTCCATCGGTCTGTGCCACCAATTTCTACTCTCGTTTCCTCTCTCAATTTTCCCTCGTCTATTATTCATCGTTTTccgaaaattccatttttgctCTGAcctttttgtgaattttcttgTTCGATTGTTAGCATGGTTGACTTGTTCTGCgcaaattttcgtaaaaaatgCCACCATAAATCATTTACATATTGTAATCATGGCGCTAAAgatgtaataaattttttgataaaattaattaattgattagTTAGAATGTTGTTTACAGAAAACTAATTAAGATTTTCAACGCGTaatgaataattgaaaaattatattattaaAGTGAAATATGTAAAAGGTAATAAAACTAGTTTTGTAACTTGTTGCAAGAGCACTTTCGATGATATCtagatttatatttatgaAGCTTTACCTCGTTTTAACTGATGCGATGCCTGTCTTTCAGATCATAATAGAACCATGCACGGTACGACTATTTTCAGGGCTTAACAAtgtaatcatcatcatcatcttatATCGTTTGGTGCGGTATACATTGaggaaatgttttatttattatttatattgtgCGATAATCCATTAAAACGTCCATTGCATTATGCAATTTTCTTGATAAGACATATCcatgagataaaaaaaaattattcaaaaattatgaatttattgtgacacattttctgatatATTTCCAATGACAAATATACTGGAAATGTAAAGGTTCTGATAAATTGTTCAGTCggataaaagattttgattaaattttatttaaattatgaaGCTCAAGCATTAAATCTTGTTTTAGAATTAGTTTTACAGTCTAACCGAAGCAATGCATTAGCTTTCATAGTCCGCTGAAATTTTGTGCAAGCTGGAAAAGTTTctattttaatataatttgaaatttacaaCCAGTGTAAAGCAAGAACGTGTAGATTCTGTTAtggcgaaaaattttagaaccAGAGTTAGCTGTTGTACTAAAAATGCGCTTAAACAATTGACATGTCAGGGGATCCGAAAGCTCATCAGATGGAAAGCGACAGTATTCTTCGTCACACTTCTTGTGCCAATATATGCAGGAGgaggagaagaagaaaaaggaGGTGAGTATTCATTGCATATCTTTCAATCATGGGTTTATTTGACTGTTGGTTAGGATAGtgcaacgttttttttttcaccgatgAATTGCACCAGTCAAACATTTTGTGTGCACAAAAGGCTTGTAATAAGTTGATTCAATGAACATATAGAACAGATATTCAAGTCTATTATTTTTAGTTAtgagaaaatgtgaaaagagACGCGATTGTGTTGTCTTTACGTACCCATTGTAGTATGCGAAATGTTCATCACATCTGTGTGGTTGATTCCCtgtgtttttccattttcagttGAACAACACTCTTCGGATGAGTTTTTAAGATACGAAATTATAGAGCCAGTTTTACTATACGGACGAAGTAGTAGAGTTATTTTAGGCACACAAATGGAGGTAAGATGTCTATTTAGTTTGGTAGATATTTGGAAAACGGATAAAGAAATTAAGATAAATACAGTCGaaggcagtgaaatttaggcaataatttgcttcagctgtttttctgCTGCTCCAGTCATACAAACAAAGTTATACTGGCATAATAGTAAAACCGTATATAAAGACATATATGTAGGTTTGTTCGTATGAGTTgatcaattgaaaattggcTGGAGCACATTCGTTTCTAAACACTGACTTCCACTTCATTTAATTACAAGTTTTCGTTGTAATCAGTTTCAGTCATTCAGcttttgggttttttttacagGACGGTCAACACATCAACGAGTTGATACTACGTTATAGCTATGGTAAAAATGATGTGATAATAGACTTAAAATTAAACCACAATTTCATTCCACACAATCACTTTATGAGATACCAATTACCAAATGGTACCGATGCTGTTCAACATTTTACTAAGACTGATGTAGATTTGTGTCATTACAAAGTGAGTGCCCtaaaaatggtaaattaaattcgagaaattcactCGTccaaaatttctcattttatatCCAGGGCACAATTAGAAATAATGCCGCATCTTACGCAGCAATATCCACGTGTAATGGAATAAATGGTGTGATTTGCGATGGGAACGAAACTTATTACGTCGATACGAATCACAGGGGAGACAAGCACTATTTGTACAGGTAAGTCCGTAACTGGGAGAGACCCTATTTACCAATAATTATCGGGAGTACAATATGCTTGTCTTAAATAATCTTAACACTTACAAGCTTACAAGTATAATCCTGAGCAACACAAATTATCGGTTTTGTGGTGTTCgcttcaacaacaaaaaatttctttcagaCACTCTGATAGGATGCAAAATCAGTCAAACAATTTCACTTGTGGACATGGTAAACATGATATCGGAACATTCATGAATGAGAATTTCAAACTTGGCCGGAAGGTAAGTTGTTGCAGAAAAAACCCGATTTAATCAAAAACTCTGACCAATAAAACCATGCATTCCATGATTAATGTGTTGTAGATGAAACGATCAACCGATGGCACAATAAAAGGTCCGAGTAAGGCCAACAGACAGTCGCTATTCGTGGAATTTGTTTTAGTTGTGGACAATGCAATTTACAGAGACTTCGGaagagatttaaaaaaaattcacaaatactGCAAGGACATTGCAAATGTTGTGAATGCTGTAAGTGATACAGTAGAATCGTCTATTTGGAGGGCCATTTACAGATTACATACACTCATACAAGTTCTGAGATTGGTACACTCACCCTATATACTTTTaaaattcgtaatttttctCGTTTGTGCTGTTGTGAAGGACCCCcttttaattaagaaaaagtTAAACAAACGACGCAATACAATCGGAAGCCTTTTTTACATGTTTCTCGGATGGGGCTGTTAGTCGCCTCATGTTCTTCATCattcaaatttgtcaaattcaaagttgttcatttgaaatttaagtCTTGAAAATGCTCTagaacgaagtaaaagattggaAATCAGTCTCTTGAAAATAGTTAGATCAAACGAACTAATAGATCCGTTAGTAAAAGTGCTGAGATGCTTACCTTCCCCATCTAACTATTGACTTTATTCTTTAGCTCTATGAATCGTTAAATATCTTCATTATCTTGGTGGGAGTGTCGATATGGAATGAGAAAGATAGAATCAATTTGTCAAGTGATTCCAGCAAAACATTAGAAGAATTTCTGACACATcgtcgagaaattttaatgctAGAACATCCAAACGATAACGCACACTTATTGACGAATCAGAAATTTGAGAGAAGTGTTATAGGTATGCCTTGCGTAGGTGATCCAGTGAGGgacgaatttcatttcttcttcATTACACAGGACATGCAATCCTGAATGCGATGTGTACTCATAAAAGTTCGGGAGGAATTACACACAAACACAGTCCTAGCACCAGTATTGTTGCTTCAACGATTGCCCATGAAATGGGACACAATTTTGGTATGTACCATGACACAGAACAATGCGAGTGTCAGTCACCGCCCTGTATCATGGAATATACCACTTCTAATGCGGTCGCCTTTAGCTGGAGCTCATGCagtaaggaaaaattgaatctAGCCTTTGATCGCGGACAGCTGCAATGTTTGCGGTAAATACTGTGAAGGTACATATTGTATTCACGTATCTGATTCGTTTATTCATCAGAAACAAGCCGACCGCATTAATTATGAATCCAGAATGTGGAAACGGTTTCGTTGAACCTGGCGAACAATGCGACTGTGGTTTACCCGAATACTGTGAAAATTTGTGCTGCGATGCGCATACTTGTATGCTTCAATCCAATGCATCTTGTGCAACTGGTGAATGCTGTGATTTGACTACTTGCCGCATGCGACCTGCGGGAACCGTCTGTCGACCAAGTGACGGAGAGTGCGATTTGCCGGAGTACTGCACCCACGGAACAGAATACTGTCCAGAAAACCGTTACAAACGTGACACTGAATTGTGCGATGATGGAAATGCATATTGCTACGAAGGCGCTTGTCGATCGCACTCTAATCAGTGTAAATTGTTATGGGGCCAATATGCAGAGTCTGTGGATGAATGTTATGGCAATAACGTCAACGGAGACATGTGGGGAAATTGTGGCAAAAATTGGCcggaaaattcattgaaaaaatgcTCTGATGAAGACATTTTATGCGGTCAACTACAATGTCAACCAACTGACGACGACCATGAGTTGAAGAGTTCCTATATAGATGTGCGACGTGGTTATTCACCGGTGTATCCATATTTCCCCTGCCAAGCAGTCGTCTTCGATCTTGGCTTGCACAACGTTGATCCGGGACTATCTCCGAATGGTGCTAAATGCGGCGAAGGGAAAATCTGTGTACGACAGAGATGTAGATCAATCGAAAGTCTACGGTTCAAAGGCATTGGTGTTAATTGTCCGGAAAACTGCAATGGACACGGTGCGTGCGACAATAAAGGTTACTGTCATTGTGAAACTGGCTATCTACCGCCACTGTGTAAGTCAGATAGCAGTGGATCAGCTACTAGTCTCGATGGTAATTCGATTGGGAAAtagtaaatttttttgcaattttatttttcctaattATATTACAGATGGACTGCGATTTGTACAGGTCATGTATGCTATAGTAATGGGTGTGTGGTGCcaatatttgtaatttttttaaatttcaaatgtaaAGGAAGAGTTTCGAATTTAAGATACACACAACTGACAAAGTGTTATTACATAACGACAACAGGCAGACCACCGaagtatttttcatttattcaacaataaaacaaaacaaatattattaaaGAGATTGATCCGATGTCTCTTATAGTTCCTATAATGATCTTAGATagataaaaaaattgggaatgttcaaaacaaaaactgcaTGCTCGAACGCTTCATCTCAAGCGGTAGTAGATTCCGATTTGCTATTAGTTTTCGAAATAGAGTCCTTTACTTAtcataacatttcaaataGGAACACAGCTAAAAAAACAGTACAGCACGACAACCCTTTCCGCACGCATCAGTCACAGTTATTTGAAAACAAAGTAGGAAacaaaatctgctacttcattagtttaaacataaattttgcgaTAAAGGGAGCACTGGTTAGAGCTTATCACTTATTTTGGCCGTTATTGTCGATAGCATATGTGACCGTTTGAAGACAGATGAAATTTCAGCATCTTTAAtgtcacggcagagtaaaagtaacccaggcaggagcgcaatgaaccgctcctgccaggtttacttttactctgccgtgttaaTGTTCATTACAGATTTGTGtgtgaaaagtcaattttaagttttttttttgttttaagttgGTATCAGTCGAAAAtcctcaaaagagtaaaaaatGGCGCCATTGGAATTCCTTTCTTTCAGGATATATTTTTAAGTTATTAACAGTACTTTCAACTTTCAACTTTAATCAACATCTACCACTTTGTgacacaaactttttttttgtaaaatttttatttcctaAACTCTTTGGgtcaagtttttgtttttacaatttttgcgtgcaAGCGCATTTTCCAGCGGAAGTTTTTTTGcccagaaaggtattcgaccctagaagtcaaaaccaattttaaaaaatacttCGAAGCTTGAGTGGCGTGTGAGGCggtcaaaaatcgaaaacatacacttttcttacagaaatttctccaaTTACACAAGCCGTAAAGGGTAaaggggtgtcattagaaatgtAATTGCATGAACTTCCAGAGCAAATAGGGTCTTTTTGGATTTGAAATTCATCCATATCTTAGGTccagttaaaattttcaaccgaaaactaaCACTTTTCTTGTataaatttctcgaggtacacgaaacgtagaTGGTCGTGTGAGGGTCATTAGAAAAGTACTAGGGATTTAAAAGCAtctgcgatgaaatatgagaaggtGAAATATTTAAGTGATCATATTTCATCAGTTGTTTTAGAAGTACACACATAAGGACTTCCATTACGTTTTACAAAGTTCTTCGGCAAAaggttttttcttcaagtttagGTCATCCATCCGAATCTGCaatataaaaagttttgaCCGCGAATCTTCACGAACAAAGTTTTACTGGACAAGTGGTCTCTCGACGTTTCAGAAGGTCCCCCATAGCGATACTTATATATTCCGAGTTAAAACTCGCTGAAGGGCTCAAATAAGTTGTTAGTTTTAGTCCTACTCGAATCAAATACAAATAACAATGTATACGTTCGCTTCCACCTACCATTCATTATAACGTactgaaatcatttttgtaataGAAATCGTTTTAAGTGGATGGGTGATGGGCCAGGTGTGCCATCTACATTTCGATTGATAGAAGTAATTAGACGCCATTGGAATATATTATTATCTTCTGTCAAGGTATTTTAGAGATTTTCAAACAGTCGCTGTCAGAATTGAGAATAATACTCTACGGTGCACTaagagacgaagaaaaaaagaagtttttcatTGTGTTCTCGGTTTCtggtatttttttctattcgcTATTTTAATCAAGCTGTGGATTGTGCtacttaaaatattaaattctatCAAATAAAACTACCCCCCAGAAATGGTTAACTGCAGTAATGGCAGTAATACAGACTTCAGACTTATATTATGATAATTTACTGAATGGCAACAACAATAGAGGTGCTAATAATAGAATTTTGGATGTGGTGGAAaacaataataacaataaatcaaaattaaatttgtggacTGATAGTGTTCGGGaattatttgcatttaaatgtaacggaaacaatcgaaaatacaataaatgGATAACTACAGCTATTTTCGTAATACTTCTTGTGCCTGTCTATGGACATACAAATTCCAGAATTAGTAAAGGTAAGCCATTAATCATCTTTGTTTCCATTGTCAATTTTATCTGGCAAAAAAATGCTTTTACCGTCAATATCTGCCGCAAATATTTCCACATTTAAATCCACTGTCGACCGTGAGTAATCTTGTGTATTAACGCTAATTTTGCAGTCAGACTGCATCACAGTCTGTGCAATATTATTTCTTAATTCGTTTATTATACATAACGTCTAAGGAGTTGACTCAGTGATTCATTTCGagtaaacaataaataatctGTCTATATAACCAACGATTCGTAGAACCGTGTGTAGTAGTGGCTAATGGGTAGGacggtttgttttgttgtatAACCAAGAACCGAAAGgcaatcaaacaatttttttctgtagTTTGTTGGAAATGTGCTGTCGATTTATTATACCGGAAAATGGCACGAAGAGTCGTTGCTCTTTGTTTTCGACGCACAAATTTGTACTATTTTTCTGTACATTTCTGATTGATGTTGGTTGATACACAGGAACCGCAAATGATGTTTTATTGACGCTTCGTCTGATGACACTTCGGGGGAGAAAAAGTTCATTCTCTCACCTTAGCTGAAACTTCGAGAGCTTTCGTTGTTAAAAACGCTGTATTGACCTCGgggaaaaagttgaaatttcattttctcgggaCTTGTGGATCTAGGTACGCTCTTGCTACAATCCtctcaaaattaaattttcaactttttcccaCTAGATTAACCaatctttttgttttgaaaaattgtgtaacaaattgatggttttgTGTTGAGGTGATAAACGGTTAATCACACCTCGCTcataatgcttagtttcctcttaccaaaaaagttctccgtgtgagagacaaaatttttttttttcaattttttctttgtttatttgacagctcgctctctcacgtagtactttttgttgagtggagtggaCACTTAAGAAACACTATGTGTTCACCTCGCTCCGCTCTGACCGCAAAacaattgttgaaatttcctattttattCACtcagtgaacaaataactactGTCTGAGTTGCATGAATAATTCAACTGTATTATTGGCTTTTCAgcataaaattacttttcatttaaaatgaagAATTACTCTATGCGAGCgctcaaaataaacaaatcgtaaatgaaacagaaaacagtatggaaatggaagaaaatatcTAATGAAAATACACAAAGTCCGCCAGCGAAAAATGACTGATGTTGTTGTATAGTAAAATTGTGGAGCTGCATTGTCCATGTGTGTAACAGACATTAAAACGTTtacaaaaacataattaaCGAATTGTTATGTGTTTTGTGTTGCAGTTATAACGGGCTGTTAACTGTACTTCGATACTGTCTCGAACCAATAATAGACGAATAGTTTTTTACATCATCAATCTGAATGTAGTACTCAGACGACCGTTTGCGTGCCAACCAgactttcgattttttttttttcgttttactaCGTGAAACATTTAGAGTCACACCTCAAACATAATGCAGATGGCTATTGTACTCGATACTCAATAGTCATAGTCTGCTTCCTGGCAA encodes:
- the LOC119067343 gene encoding zinc metalloproteinase-disintegrin-like batroxstatin-2, with protein sequence MAKNFRTRVSCCTKNALKQLTCQGIRKLIRWKATVFFVTLLVPIYAGGGEEEKGVEQHSSDEFLRYEIIEPVLLYGRSSRVILGTQMEDGQHINELILRYSYGKNDVIIDLKLNHNFIPHNHFMRYQLPNGTDAVQHFTKTDVDLCHYKGTIRNNAASYAAISTCNGINGVICDGNETYYVDTNHRGDKHYLYRHSDRMQNQSNNFTCGHGKHDIGTFMNENFKLGRKMKRSTDGTIKGPSKANRQSLFVEFVLVVDNAIYRDFGRDLKKIHKYCKDIANVVNALYESLNIFIILVGVSIWNEKDRINLSSDSSKTLEEFLTHRREILMLEHPNDNAHLLTNQKFERSVIGHAILNAMCTHKSSGGITHKHSPSTSIVASTIAHEMGHNFGMYHDTEQCECQSPPCIMEYTTSNAVAFSWSSCSKEKLNLAFDRGQLQCLRNKPTALIMNPECGNGFVEPGEQCDCGLPEYCENLCCDAHTCMLQSNASCATGECCDLTTCRMRPAGTVCRPSDGECDLPEYCTHGTEYCPENRYKRDTELCDDGNAYCYEGACRSHSNQCKLLWGQYAESVDECYGNNVNGDMWGNCGKNWPENSLKKCSDEDILCGQLQCQPTDDDHELKSSYIDVRRGYSPVYPYFPCQAVVFDLGLHNVDPGLSPNGAKCGEGKICVRQRCRSIESLRFKGIGVNCPENCNGHGACDNKGYCHCETGYLPPLCKSDSSGSATSLDDGLRFVQVMYAIVMGVWCQYL